The nucleotide sequence ATCTCCTCGTCGCTGCGGTCGGCGTCGCTGCCCCAGCGCCAGCGGATCGCGGTGCAGCCGTTGCTCCACGGGTTGTCGGACCACGCCATGGAGGCGGCGTCCAGCACCATGCCGGGTTCCTTCAACTCCGGGTGCAGCAGGGCGAGTTCGTCGACGACGGCGGAGTGCCGGGCCGCGGCGGGGAAGCGCCCGAGCAGATGGGCGTCCTCCGCGATGGCGTACGAGCCGAGGAGGACGGCGCCGTGCGCCGGGTCGCCCTCGGGCTGCGGGTAGTAGGTCTGGCGCGTGCGCCCGCCGGTGGCGGATGCCCCGCCGCGGATCCCGGCGTGTTCCCAGAACGGCTCGCGGCACAGCAGGGCGATCTTGGTCGCCGAGCCGTACTCCATGGTGGCGATGACGTCGCGTTTGTCGTCGTCGACGCCTTCGAGCGGGATGCCGCGCAGCACCGAGAACGGCAGGGTGCACAGCGCGGCCGGGTGGCGGCGGGTGAGCCCGTGCGGGCCGTGGCGCAGCGCGACCGCGACGGAGTCGTCTCCCGCGTGGACGCCGACGATCTCGCGGCCGAGCAGGATCGGCCCGTGGATGCGGTCGGCGAGGCGGTCGGTGAGGCGGCTCATGCCGCCGCTGAGGTAGCTCAGCGTGGTGCTGGTCTCCAGCAGCAGGTCGTCGAGGAAGACATACAGCCGGGGGCTGCATCCCGCGCGCAGCTCGGGGTGGGCGCGGAAGGCGGCGCCGAGGTCGATGCGGTCGCGGCCGGGGCCGTGGAGGTAGGGCCGCAGGTCGACGCGGTCGGCGAGCGGGAGTAACGCGGCCAGGTCGACGGCGAGGTTGTCGCGCAGCTCGGCGGGGCTGATGGCCCGGACGACCGCGGCCAGCCAGGCGCCGAACAGGACGGTCTCCGGCTTGTGGGACTCCGTGGGCACGTCGCGGCGCAGGTCGGCCACCAGCGGCCCGGCGGCGTCGCGGACGCGGACGAAGCCGCTTCCGGTGTCCAGGCGGTTGTTCGCGTCGCTCAGGATGGTGTGGAAGGGGCGCAGTGCGTCGCCGAGGCCCAGCTTGTGGACATACCGCATGGTCAGCTCGTGGGTCGCCGGGATGCGCATGGCGCCCAGCTCGGCGTGGGGGGCGTCGTCCGCGGTGCCGAAACGGTGGGTGTGGATCCGCCCTCCGATGCGCCCGCTGCCCTCCAGGACGGTCACCCGGTGCCCCAGCGACTCCAGTTCATACGCGGCGACGAGCCCCGCGATGCCGGCGCCGAGGACGACGATGCCGTCCTGGTCCTCCGTCCGCCCATCCACAGCCTTGCCTCCCGCGTTGTCGGCTTGAGAAGACCGACTTTGCGCGAGTGGCGTGCTCCCCCACATCCCCCGGAACCATCGGCCCTGGAGGCACGAACGTGCTGTTCACGCGCCGGTTTCACCGACTCGTGGGTGGCAGCCCGCGTGACCGCGTAGGTTCCTGTCGGGGACGGGTGCCAACACGCCGGGGCATCGTTTGTCTACGCGCGTTTCGCAGCGGCCGGGGACACCGCGGCCCGCCCCGCGGGCACCGGCGGCGCCCGGTTCCCGGCGAAGGGGCGCGGGCGCGTGCGCCGCGCCGTGCACCGGACACGCGCAGGGCGTGGCCGCCCCGACGAGTCGGGGCGGCCACGCCCGTGGCGGTGCGGGTGCTCCCGTACCGGCACCGCCGTCCGTGGGTCAGCGGTCGGCGTCCCCCTTCGCGGACTTGGCCGTGACCGGCTCGGCGAGGCGCTGTTCGTCACAGAGGCGCTGGAGCTTCTCCAGCGTCGCGTCGAGCCCTTCGCCCAGCCTCTCCCCGGGGGTGAAGGTCGCGGGGAGATTGCGCATGCCGTTGATGACGCCGATGGTGTCGTAGTGCCGGGCGCCCTCGGGGTCGCACTTGTAGTCGGGCATGCGGTCGAGCACCGCGACCACCATGCGCTTGAACACCGTGCGCGCGACGTTCGAGCCGATGCAGCGGTGGATGCCGAGGCCGAAGCTGCTGTGCCGGTTGCCGGTGCGCGCGAGGTCGATCGCGTTCGGGTTCTCGAACACCTTCGGGTCGCGGTTGGCCATCGCCCAGGAGACCCAGACGCGTTCGCCTTCCTTGAAGCTGGTTCCGGCGATCTCGCAGTCGGCGGAGATCGTGCGCCCGTCACCCGGTGCGGGGGTGTAGTAGCGCAGGAACTCCTCGGTGGCGGAGTTGAGGAGTGTGTCCCGCTCGCGGCTGAGGCGGGCACGCTCCTCGGGGTTCTCCGACAGCCACTCCAGCGCGTGGGCCGTCAGTGCGGTCGTGGTGTCGAAACCGCCGCCGATCAGCAGGGCGAGGATGCCGAGCAGATCCATGTCCGGCCCGGGCTGCC is from Yinghuangia sp. ASG 101 and encodes:
- a CDS encoding flavin monoamine oxidase family protein; this translates as MDGRTEDQDGIVVLGAGIAGLVAAYELESLGHRVTVLEGSGRIGGRIHTHRFGTADDAPHAELGAMRIPATHELTMRYVHKLGLGDALRPFHTILSDANNRLDTGSGFVRVRDAAGPLVADLRRDVPTESHKPETVLFGAWLAAVVRAISPAELRDNLAVDLAALLPLADRVDLRPYLHGPGRDRIDLGAAFRAHPELRAGCSPRLYVFLDDLLLETSTTLSYLSGGMSRLTDRLADRIHGPILLGREIVGVHAGDDSVAVALRHGPHGLTRRHPAALCTLPFSVLRGIPLEGVDDDKRDVIATMEYGSATKIALLCREPFWEHAGIRGGASATGGRTRQTYYPQPEGDPAHGAVLLGSYAIAEDAHLLGRFPAAARHSAVVDELALLHPELKEPGMVLDAASMAWSDNPWSNGCTAIRWRWGSDADRSDEEMRRAARPQGRLFFAGEHCSTTPAWINGAIESALGAVTAIDTAIRSTR